From a single Methylacidiphilum kamchatkense Kam1 genomic region:
- a CDS encoding TonB-dependent receptor: MVYLKEINPFALGVFLFVTFFFSLSLFSQPSKELPPPNTQGKPSAEESQLPSTEQPSQQESTEPPPENHPPTEGAHPEEISPTPPSETAPTVPPSGPEAKLPPNLPILLPISVTAQEELPEEENVVSTNEETGVLGPAMKIIETPRTVQVVTRQEMNTINAQSVNDLAAFTPGVNPTQMTGSPVAEPVIRGLPATTYRNGMLVGFSQSAQWGPLMNMNAYDNLDVVTGPVSIVYGPQELAGGFANEVTKQPYFDKFRGNASYTVGMYSTNMWNIDLGGPVIKDKLAYRFDYFGQDGYAPYNYYDGAYLQRQCFYLNIGAKPYENLSIDFNTELDLNHLNTVAGLNRPTQSLIDNDLYQTGTWAGWYGPPGVFHPGIGTAPPGAGYAVNWGPLVPISRRTNLFANPENATNQTYYVAQAIENLKINDNLSLVNNSLFEYFSTLIDQAIPSTFWAILPSGYDFDDRLELRAQFDTLPGKKETDSLKETAEESTKAHSLLLHHMIDAGIEFRYFSDTEYSGVWHSPINIWNLTQPLTYSNFSPIVSFAAATSPLFQNPYLTDIPVPGHPGMYYNVFNYLSTADTFSTLSPFYQHQINFTDQWSLMLAGRMNAFFVQASPPPGTPAEISQAAPSFGLPPYTSTSMNIVQPELTISPSYKPFPWMTSYFTFFYGQTTLLSQFGSFAPEFPSAYYHQNNFLYEVGTKFSLLHDKLFLGISGYYQTGYIPAQVIPGGPIATTQIAIKGAQLNANYQPNKNFWLNFGYAFIAGQELWQGLPLGPLASQPYSSSVAKLYGLPVDPLVNESPLNYPFIGFPHNYGNIMATYKFDNGLGISLWALAESGNFIFYTYSTRIPSWYTLNARIFYSSKRWEASLYLYNITNEHYWLPGAPGFSAARFMNYDYIVPQLPFWIQGSLTIFF; this comes from the coding sequence ATGGTTTATCTAAAAGAAATAAACCCTTTTGCCCTTGGTGTTTTTTTGTTCGTCACTTTCTTTTTTTCACTCAGTCTTTTTTCTCAGCCTTCAAAAGAATTACCGCCTCCTAACACTCAAGGAAAACCCTCTGCTGAAGAATCCCAACTTCCTTCGACTGAGCAACCTTCTCAACAAGAATCCACCGAGCCTCCCCCAGAAAATCATCCACCTACAGAAGGCGCTCATCCAGAGGAAATTTCTCCTACTCCCCCCTCTGAAACAGCTCCCACAGTTCCGCCTTCTGGGCCAGAAGCAAAGCTTCCACCTAATCTACCTATCCTTTTGCCAATAAGCGTCACAGCACAAGAAGAATTACCTGAAGAAGAAAATGTGGTTTCTACTAATGAGGAAACAGGTGTTCTTGGACCTGCCATGAAAATCATCGAAACACCAAGAACGGTGCAAGTGGTTACAAGGCAAGAAATGAATACCATTAATGCACAATCAGTAAATGATTTAGCTGCTTTTACACCTGGAGTTAACCCTACGCAAATGACTGGAAGCCCTGTGGCTGAACCTGTCATCCGAGGATTACCCGCCACAACGTATAGAAATGGCATGCTTGTTGGCTTTAGCCAATCCGCACAATGGGGACCGCTTATGAACATGAATGCCTATGATAATTTGGATGTGGTCACTGGACCCGTCAGCATTGTGTATGGCCCTCAGGAGCTTGCGGGAGGATTTGCCAATGAGGTGACCAAACAACCCTATTTCGACAAATTCAGAGGCAACGCCAGTTACACCGTTGGCATGTACTCAACCAATATGTGGAATATCGATCTAGGAGGTCCTGTGATAAAGGATAAGCTTGCTTATCGGTTCGATTATTTCGGTCAAGATGGCTATGCCCCTTACAATTACTATGATGGAGCTTATCTTCAAAGACAATGTTTCTATCTGAATATTGGAGCCAAACCTTATGAAAATTTATCCATTGATTTTAATACCGAACTGGACCTGAATCACTTAAATACCGTTGCTGGCCTGAATAGGCCCACCCAATCATTGATCGATAATGACCTCTATCAAACTGGGACGTGGGCTGGTTGGTACGGACCTCCAGGGGTTTTCCATCCTGGTATCGGCACTGCGCCTCCTGGGGCTGGCTATGCGGTCAACTGGGGACCTTTAGTTCCAATAAGCAGAAGGACCAATCTATTTGCAAACCCAGAAAATGCAACAAATCAAACCTATTATGTGGCTCAAGCGATTGAAAATCTTAAGATTAACGACAATCTTTCTCTTGTAAATAACTCCCTTTTCGAATATTTCAGCACGCTGATCGATCAAGCTATTCCATCAACATTTTGGGCGATACTCCCCTCCGGTTATGATTTTGATGATAGACTAGAACTAAGAGCCCAGTTTGATACCCTTCCAGGGAAAAAAGAAACGGATAGCTTAAAAGAAACTGCAGAAGAATCTACTAAAGCCCACTCGCTTCTTTTGCATCATATGATAGACGCAGGCATTGAGTTTAGATATTTTTCAGATACCGAATACTCTGGAGTATGGCATTCACCTATTAATATCTGGAATTTGACTCAACCTCTTACATACAGTAATTTCAGTCCCATTGTTTCTTTTGCAGCAGCTACTAGCCCTCTTTTCCAAAACCCCTATCTGACCGATATTCCTGTTCCTGGACACCCAGGGATGTACTATAATGTTTTTAACTATCTCTCCACAGCTGACACCTTTTCTACCCTTTCCCCATTCTATCAGCACCAGATTAATTTTACCGACCAATGGAGCCTTATGCTTGCTGGAAGAATGAATGCTTTTTTTGTGCAAGCCTCCCCTCCTCCTGGCACCCCCGCTGAAATTTCTCAAGCTGCCCCCTCTTTTGGCCTCCCTCCTTATACCTCTACCTCCATGAACATCGTTCAACCTGAGCTTACTATTAGCCCCAGTTACAAGCCCTTCCCTTGGATGACCAGCTACTTCACCTTTTTCTACGGCCAAACCACACTCCTCTCCCAGTTCGGTAGCTTCGCCCCAGAATTCCCCTCCGCGTATTACCATCAAAACAATTTCCTCTATGAAGTTGGCACCAAATTTAGCCTGCTCCATGATAAACTTTTCTTAGGCATCTCTGGCTACTATCAAACAGGCTATATCCCCGCTCAAGTCATCCCCGGAGGCCCTATAGCTACCACTCAAATTGCCATCAAAGGCGCACAGCTAAACGCCAACTATCAGCCTAACAAAAACTTCTGGCTGAACTTCGGTTACGCCTTCATCGCAGGTCAAGAGCTCTGGCAGGGACTCCCGCTAGGACCTTTAGCTTCACAACCTTATTCTAGTTCTGTTGCTAAGCTCTATGGCCTACCCGTAGACCCATTGGTCAATGAATCTCCTCTCAACTACCCTTTCATTGGCTTCCCTCATAACTACGGGAACATAATGGCCACTTATAAGTTCGATAACGGCCTAGGCATCTCCCTCTGGGCTTTGGCCGAAAGTGGGAATTTCATCTTTTATACCTATTCCACTCGGATCCCCTCCTGGTATACCCTCAATGCTAGAATCTTCTACAGCTCAAAAAGATGGGAAGCTAGCCTCTACCTCTATAACATCACCAACGAACATTATTGGTTACCAGGTGCCCCAGGCTTTAGTGCAGCTCGTTTTATGAATTATGATTACATCGTGCCACAACTTCCATTTTGGATCCAAGGAAGCCTTACTATTTTTTTCTAA
- a CDS encoding TonB-dependent receptor, whose protein sequence is MEIMTDCCQRKYIFLLPLLFFSFFFFENSKSQSDPVSNHSNPDIDQSKKVKDQQTIPSSPSTSTAQTIPQEQSSIFPSVMLSSPPAMVLAPVTVTAQEELPEEENVVLSNKQSEVLGPAMKIIDIPRTIQSISRQELNTINAQSTNDLAAFIPGVNPSQITGSPAGEPIVRGLPATVYRNGMLVGFSQSAQYGPLMNMNAYDNLDVVTGPVSIVFGPQELAGGFANEVTKQPYFDKFRGSADYTVGMYQTNFWNIDLGGLILSDKLAYRFDYFGQDGYAPYNYYDGAYLNRECWYLALSAKPYENLSIDFNTELDDNHLNTVAGINRPDQALINNRLYQTGSLLGWYGPTGILHQGLGTAPPGAGYAVSWGPQVEISPRSNIFENPEDGDRQLYYVAQCIETLKINDDLSVINNSLFEFYNSFIDQAIPSDFWGVLPSGYDFDNRLEWRYSFDLLPKGQTSQSYPQEGQEDLFSSSLSFHNQIDGGIEFRFFSDKEYAGVWHQPVNIWNLTQPLTYNNFTPIVPFAAAISPIYQNPYLTDIPVPGHPGMYYNVFNYLSTADTFSTLSPFYQHQINFTDQWSLMLAGRMNAFFVQASPPPGTPAEISQAAPSFGLPPYTSTSMNIVQPELTISPSYKPFPWMTSYFTFFYGQTTLLSQFGSFAPEFPSAYYHQNNFLYEVGTKFSLLHDKLFLGISGYYQTGYIPAQVIPGGPIATTQIAIKGAQLNANYQPNKNFWLNFGYAFIAGQELWQGLPLGPLASQPYSSSVAKLYGLPVDPLVNESPLNYPFIGFPHNYGNIMATYKFDNGLGISLWALAESGNFIFYTYSTRIPSWYTLNARIFYSSKRWEASLYLYNITNEHYWLPGAPGFSAARNFNYDYIVPQLPFWIQGTVRVYF, encoded by the coding sequence ATGGAAATAATGACTGATTGTTGCCAAAGAAAATATATTTTTTTGCTTCCTCTTTTGTTTTTCTCTTTTTTCTTCTTTGAGAACTCAAAATCCCAATCAGACCCTGTCTCAAACCATTCTAATCCCGATATTGATCAGTCTAAAAAAGTCAAAGACCAACAAACCATTCCATCTTCTCCATCCACCTCGACCGCTCAAACGATTCCCCAAGAACAATCCTCTATCTTTCCTTCTGTTATGCTTTCCTCTCCCCCCGCAATGGTGCTTGCTCCAGTTACCGTGACAGCGCAAGAAGAACTTCCTGAAGAAGAAAATGTAGTCTTATCAAACAAACAATCAGAAGTTCTTGGCCCAGCAATGAAAATTATCGATATCCCCAGAACAATACAGTCCATTAGCCGACAGGAATTAAACACAATAAACGCGCAATCAACAAATGATCTCGCTGCCTTTATCCCAGGAGTTAATCCTTCTCAAATTACAGGGAGTCCAGCTGGGGAACCCATTGTTAGGGGATTGCCCGCAACTGTCTATAGAAATGGGATGCTCGTTGGTTTTAGTCAGTCTGCCCAATATGGGCCGCTTATGAACATGAATGCCTATGATAATTTGGATGTGGTCACTGGACCCGTCAGCATTGTCTTTGGCCCCCAAGAATTAGCAGGCGGATTTGCCAACGAAGTAACCAAACAACCCTATTTTGATAAATTTAGGGGCAGTGCCGATTATACCGTAGGGATGTATCAGACTAATTTTTGGAACATCGATTTAGGAGGCCTCATCCTTAGTGACAAACTTGCTTACCGGTTCGATTATTTTGGGCAGGATGGCTATGCCCCCTACAACTATTATGATGGAGCTTATCTTAATAGAGAATGCTGGTATTTAGCTTTAAGTGCAAAGCCTTATGAAAATTTATCCATCGATTTCAATACCGAACTAGATGACAACCATCTAAATACGGTTGCTGGAATCAACCGTCCAGATCAAGCACTTATTAATAATAGACTCTATCAAACAGGCAGTCTTTTAGGTTGGTATGGACCTACTGGAATACTTCATCAAGGTCTGGGAACAGCTCCCCCTGGAGCTGGTTATGCTGTATCTTGGGGACCTCAGGTAGAGATTAGTCCTCGAAGCAATATTTTTGAGAACCCAGAAGATGGAGATAGACAACTCTATTATGTAGCGCAATGCATAGAAACTTTAAAAATAAATGATGACCTTTCTGTTATTAACAATTCTCTTTTTGAATTTTATAATTCTTTTATTGATCAAGCGATCCCATCGGACTTTTGGGGAGTCCTCCCTTCTGGATACGATTTTGATAATCGATTAGAATGGCGGTATTCTTTTGATCTCTTGCCTAAAGGCCAAACGTCACAATCCTATCCTCAAGAAGGGCAAGAAGATCTTTTTTCTTCTTCTCTTTCTTTCCACAACCAGATTGACGGGGGTATCGAATTTCGCTTTTTTTCTGACAAAGAATACGCTGGGGTATGGCATCAACCTGTCAATATCTGGAATTTGACTCAACCGCTAACTTACAACAATTTCACCCCCATTGTCCCTTTTGCGGCGGCCATCAGCCCTATCTACCAAAATCCTTATCTGACCGATATTCCTGTTCCTGGACACCCAGGGATGTACTATAATGTTTTTAACTATCTTTCCACAGCTGACACCTTTTCTACCCTTTCCCCATTCTATCAGCACCAGATTAATTTTACCGACCAATGGAGCCTTATGCTTGCTGGAAGAATGAATGCTTTTTTTGTGCAAGCCTCCCCTCCTCCTGGCACCCCCGCTGAAATTTCTCAAGCTGCCCCCTCTTTTGGCCTCCCTCCTTATACCTCTACCTCCATGAACATCGTTCAACCTGAGCTTACTATTAGCCCCAGTTACAAGCCCTTCCCTTGGATGACCAGCTACTTCACCTTTTTCTACGGCCAAACCACACTCCTCTCCCAGTTCGGTAGCTTCGCCCCAGAATTCCCCTCCGCGTATTACCATCAAAACAATTTCCTCTATGAAGTTGGCACCAAATTTAGCCTGCTCCATGATAAACTTTTCTTAGGCATCTCTGGCTACTATCAAACAGGCTATATCCCCGCTCAAGTCATCCCCGGAGGCCCTATAGCTACCACTCAAATTGCCATCAAAGGCGCACAGCTAAACGCCAACTATCAGCCTAACAAAAACTTCTGGCTGAACTTCGGTTATGCCTTCATCGCAGGTCAAGAGCTCTGGCAGGGACTCCCGCTAGGACCTTTAGCTTCACAACCTTATTCTAGTTCTGTTGCTAAGCTCTATGGCCTACCCGTAGACCCATTGGTCAATGAATCTCCTCTCAACTACCCTTTCATTGGCTTCCCTCATAACTACGGGAACATAATGGCCACTTATAAGTTCGATAACGGCCTAGGCATCTCCCTCTGGGCTTTGGCCGAAAGTGGGAATTTCATCTTTTATACCTATTCCACTCGGATCCCCTCCTGGTATACCCTCAATGCTAGAATCTTCTACAGCTCAAAAAGATGGGAAGCTAGCCTCTACCTCTATAACATCACCAACGAACATTATTGGTTACCAGGTGCCCCAGGCTTTAGTGCAGCTAGAAATTTTAACTATGATTATATTGTTCCTCAACTTCCTTTCTGGATCCAAGGGACTGTAAGAGTATATTTTTAA
- the hpnE gene encoding hydroxysqualene dehydroxylase HpnE, with product MNSPLIGQTVTSKSKSNLALSFFCLPKEQRWAMTVFYAFCRVIDDIADSTVLSTHEKKEGILFWKKELEKIYSSVPSSPLGKELSQVVHKWNLPQEILQEIILGVEMDIEKRRYKNFDELSLYCYRVAGAVGLVSIEIFGCRHALSKDYALALGTAFQLTNILRDVPKDASFGRIYFPLDELEIHGISEEDILTLRWSPKIRDFFRLQYFRAKHYFAKSSKLIHPLDKPKLLAAEIMSSVYKAILEKIKTKRFDVFHHSIRLNKAQKLASILKVLFKHAFVPDSTLPSGPPKKIVILGGGFSGVSAALELISLGHEVILLESKSKLGGRAGSFLEPQTKQIIDTGQHIMMGCYHHTLEFVEKIGISSKLLWIDPLKLSFVSEKGSSVLEAGNLPAPFHLLVALLRYSELSVSDWFKAFFFLLSVMLHEKPSERESVSDWLRRKKQSVSLIRSLWEPLCVAALNLSIEQASAELFYSVLKKTILGKRKDLSLIFSRVGLSELFSNEFERLINACGGKLFFRTSVWSLEFEENYLKSIKTVDGKEFASDSVDYFLSALPWHILGSLLPKESSLRKNCEFIEQSPILSLYFWVDRPFTDQPVIGFLDSPVQWLFSRNLIMDKELLSFPFYSYVAVISAPPKNILSLSSKEVEKIIWKEVNRLIPRSIESKLCGSFLFKSLGATPKFDPTSLKYRPHPQTEWKNFVIAGDWTDTGLPATIEGAILSGKKAARLIDSLTPLSKLTLAGISKEKKV from the coding sequence ATGAACTCTCCATTGATCGGACAAACGGTAACTTCCAAGAGCAAGTCAAATTTGGCTCTTTCCTTTTTTTGTTTGCCGAAAGAACAAAGATGGGCCATGACCGTCTTTTATGCCTTTTGTCGGGTAATTGATGATATTGCCGATTCAACAGTTCTTTCTACCCATGAAAAAAAGGAAGGGATCCTTTTTTGGAAAAAAGAACTAGAAAAAATTTATTCTTCAGTTCCTTCTTCCCCATTGGGCAAAGAACTTAGTCAAGTCGTTCACAAATGGAATCTTCCCCAGGAAATTCTTCAGGAGATTATTCTTGGCGTAGAAATGGATATAGAAAAAAGAAGATATAAAAATTTCGACGAGCTTTCGCTATATTGTTATCGAGTTGCAGGAGCGGTAGGATTGGTGAGCATTGAGATTTTTGGTTGTCGCCATGCTCTTAGTAAAGACTATGCGCTGGCTCTGGGGACAGCTTTCCAACTTACAAATATTCTGCGAGATGTTCCCAAGGATGCCTCTTTTGGTAGAATCTACTTTCCTTTAGATGAGCTGGAAATCCATGGGATTAGCGAAGAAGACATCCTTACTTTGAGATGGAGCCCAAAAATCCGCGATTTTTTTAGACTCCAATATTTTCGAGCAAAGCATTACTTTGCTAAATCTTCCAAACTCATCCATCCATTGGATAAGCCAAAACTGCTGGCAGCAGAGATCATGAGTTCTGTCTATAAAGCCATCTTAGAAAAAATAAAAACAAAACGGTTTGATGTGTTTCATCATTCGATTCGCTTAAACAAGGCTCAAAAGCTTGCTTCTATACTCAAGGTTTTATTCAAGCATGCTTTTGTTCCTGACTCAACTCTTCCTTCGGGACCTCCAAAAAAGATTGTGATTCTTGGAGGTGGTTTTTCTGGAGTATCTGCTGCCTTAGAGTTGATCTCCCTTGGTCATGAGGTAATCCTGTTGGAATCAAAATCAAAATTAGGGGGAAGGGCAGGAAGCTTCCTAGAGCCTCAAACCAAACAAATAATAGATACTGGTCAACATATAATGATGGGCTGCTATCACCATACTTTAGAATTTGTTGAGAAAATAGGCATCAGCTCAAAGCTATTATGGATCGATCCTTTAAAACTTAGTTTTGTTAGTGAAAAAGGTAGTTCAGTGCTCGAGGCTGGAAATCTTCCAGCCCCTTTCCATCTGCTTGTAGCACTCCTCCGTTATTCGGAGCTTTCGGTTAGCGATTGGTTTAAAGCCTTTTTTTTCCTCCTTTCTGTTATGCTTCATGAAAAGCCCTCTGAAAGAGAATCAGTCTCCGATTGGCTAAGAAGAAAGAAGCAGAGTGTTTCATTAATTCGCTCCCTTTGGGAGCCCCTCTGTGTGGCTGCATTAAATTTGTCAATAGAGCAAGCTTCAGCAGAGCTCTTTTATTCTGTACTGAAAAAAACCATTTTAGGCAAAAGAAAAGATCTTAGTCTTATTTTTAGTCGCGTAGGATTAAGTGAGCTATTTTCTAATGAGTTCGAACGGCTTATAAATGCTTGTGGAGGAAAATTATTTTTTAGAACTTCTGTTTGGTCTCTTGAATTTGAAGAGAACTATTTGAAGTCCATCAAAACTGTCGATGGTAAAGAGTTTGCATCCGATTCCGTTGACTATTTTTTAAGCGCCCTTCCGTGGCATATATTGGGCAGTTTGTTGCCGAAAGAATCGTCCTTGAGAAAGAACTGTGAGTTTATCGAACAGTCTCCAATTCTAAGTTTGTATTTTTGGGTTGATCGACCTTTTACGGATCAACCTGTTATAGGGTTTTTAGATTCTCCAGTACAATGGCTTTTTTCAAGAAATCTAATAATGGATAAAGAACTATTGTCTTTTCCTTTTTATTCTTATGTAGCAGTAATTAGTGCTCCTCCAAAAAATATCCTCAGTTTGAGTTCTAAAGAGGTTGAAAAAATCATTTGGAAAGAAGTTAACCGGCTAATACCCCGCTCAATCGAATCAAAGCTTTGTGGTAGCTTTCTTTTTAAATCTCTAGGTGCTACCCCTAAATTTGATCCCACTTCTTTAAAATATAGGCCACACCCTCAGACAGAATGGAAAAATTTTGTTATTGCAGGGGATTGGACAGACACGGGACTGCCTGCTACAATAGAAGGAGCTATTCTCAGCGGCAAAAAAGCAGCACGATTAATCGATTCTTTAACTCCTCTTTCAAAATTGACTTTAGCTGGTATTAGTAAGGAAAAAAAAGTTTAA
- a CDS encoding sodium-translocating pyrophosphatase translates to MQTFLINSSIGISIGFSLLGILVAIILAFRIRSLDSGNERMRMIAGAIEEGAKAYLNRQLVTILGIAAVLFLLIGLFKNWWTASGFLLGSFCSYLAGLIGMRVAVQANVRTAQAATQSKDKALHVSFLGGSVTGLLVVGLALFSVGLFYALSLHYQGVTETSSSLVGLALGASLISVFARLGGGIYTKAADVGADLTGKIEQNLNEDDPRNPATIADNVGDNVGDCAGMAADVFETYVVSLIGAVLVAVVVLGGDPAATAYPFLVGMVTILGALSGIFYVSVSKAPPAKALLNGVMVNGVVSSALFLPLSYFLFPSNWLNIFACSVVGVLMTAAIFLITDYYTATTRKPVQIIAHASQTGHATNIIAGLATGMEATALPVLFIGAAVMLTYWLGGLYGVAIAVRCMLSMAGIVISLDAFGPITDNAGGIVEMSQLPKSVRQITDELDAVGNTMKAVTKGYAIGSAGLAALVLFGSYVEELKHFSSATIAQELQFKLQDPKVIIGLFIGGLLPYLFAARSMSAVGRAAGSVVQEVRRQIREIPGILKGVDRPQYGRCVDIVTKAALKEMIFPAILPLLAVLGIAIIPGLGPVVLGGALIGTIVTGLFVAISMTSGGAAWDNAKKWIEEGNFGGKGSEAHAAAVTGDTVGDPYKDTAGPAINPMIKVVNVLAILIIPIFAKYWHL, encoded by the coding sequence ATGCAAACATTCTTAATCAATTCATCCATCGGAATTTCTATCGGTTTTAGCTTGCTTGGCATATTAGTGGCTATCATTCTCGCTTTTCGAATTCGATCCCTAGACAGTGGAAATGAAAGGATGAGGATGATTGCCGGAGCTATCGAAGAGGGAGCAAAGGCTTATCTTAACAGACAGCTTGTTACCATCCTTGGGATTGCGGCAGTGCTTTTTCTGCTAATCGGGCTTTTTAAAAATTGGTGGACGGCTTCGGGGTTTTTATTGGGTTCGTTTTGTTCATATCTTGCAGGACTAATAGGGATGCGCGTGGCGGTTCAGGCTAATGTTAGAACAGCTCAAGCTGCTACTCAGAGTAAAGATAAAGCATTACATGTGTCTTTCCTTGGTGGCTCGGTCACCGGATTGCTTGTTGTTGGACTAGCTCTTTTTTCCGTTGGTCTATTCTATGCTCTCTCCTTACATTATCAAGGAGTCACAGAAACTTCTTCTTCCCTTGTTGGTCTTGCCCTTGGAGCAAGCCTAATTAGTGTTTTCGCTCGGTTGGGAGGAGGGATTTATACCAAGGCTGCCGACGTAGGAGCGGATTTGACGGGGAAAATAGAACAAAACCTTAATGAAGATGACCCTCGGAATCCTGCAACCATTGCTGATAATGTCGGCGATAATGTTGGTGATTGTGCAGGAATGGCCGCGGATGTTTTTGAAACCTATGTGGTGAGTCTTATCGGAGCAGTACTTGTTGCCGTCGTTGTCTTAGGCGGAGATCCTGCTGCGACGGCCTATCCCTTTTTAGTAGGTATGGTTACAATTTTGGGGGCTCTTTCTGGGATTTTTTATGTAAGCGTATCGAAGGCTCCTCCAGCAAAAGCGCTCCTTAATGGTGTTATGGTCAATGGTGTGGTGTCTTCAGCCCTTTTCTTACCCCTCTCCTATTTCCTTTTCCCTTCTAATTGGCTAAATATTTTTGCTTGTTCGGTTGTTGGTGTGTTGATGACTGCTGCTATATTCCTCATAACCGATTACTATACGGCAACCACACGCAAACCTGTACAGATCATTGCTCATGCCTCACAAACAGGACATGCCACAAATATCATTGCAGGGTTGGCTACGGGAATGGAAGCGACAGCTTTGCCCGTGCTTTTTATTGGAGCTGCAGTCATGTTAACCTATTGGCTTGGAGGTTTGTATGGGGTTGCTATTGCCGTGCGCTGCATGCTCAGTATGGCTGGTATTGTGATATCATTAGATGCTTTCGGTCCAATTACGGATAATGCTGGAGGCATTGTAGAAATGAGCCAATTGCCGAAATCAGTGAGGCAGATCACAGATGAGTTAGATGCTGTTGGAAATACGATGAAAGCAGTAACGAAAGGCTATGCTATTGGTTCAGCAGGCTTAGCTGCCTTAGTCCTTTTTGGCTCTTACGTAGAAGAACTCAAGCATTTCAGCTCTGCAACAATTGCGCAAGAACTTCAGTTTAAGCTACAAGATCCCAAAGTGATTATAGGCCTTTTTATCGGAGGACTCCTTCCTTATCTTTTTGCTGCTAGAAGCATGTCCGCGGTGGGGAGGGCGGCTGGGAGCGTCGTTCAAGAAGTTCGACGTCAGATTAGAGAAATTCCTGGTATACTGAAAGGAGTCGATAGACCTCAATATGGGCGGTGTGTTGATATTGTGACAAAAGCGGCATTAAAAGAAATGATTTTCCCTGCGATCTTGCCTCTATTGGCTGTATTGGGAATAGCGATTATCCCTGGGCTTGGTCCTGTGGTATTAGGTGGAGCACTTATTGGTACTATTGTCACCGGTTTATTTGTTGCTATTTCAATGACTTCAGGAGGAGCAGCTTGGGATAATGCGAAAAAATGGATAGAAGAAGGGAACTTTGGAGGGAAAGGATCAGAAGCGCATGCGGCGGCTGTAACTGGAGATACGGTTGGCGATCCTTATAAAGATACTGCCGGTCCAGCCATTAATCCAATGATCAAAGTAGTGAATGTTTTAGCCATTCTGATTATTCCCATTTTTGCAAAGTACTGGCATCTTTAG